From the Sebastes fasciatus isolate fSebFas1 chromosome 3, fSebFas1.pri, whole genome shotgun sequence genome, one window contains:
- the LOC141765180 gene encoding spectrin beta chain, non-erythrocytic 1-like isoform X1, with amino-acid sequence MMTTVAADFDHNELQQQYSSTNNDTVNNRWDEDWDNENSSARLFERSRIKALADEREAVQKKTFTKWVNSHLSRVSCRITDLYVDLRDGRMLIKLLEVLSGERLPKPTKGRMRIHCLENVDKALQFLKEQRVHLENMGCHDIVDGNHRLTLGLIWTIILRFTIQDISVETEDNKEKRSAKDALLLWCQMKTAGYSNVNIHNFSTSWRDGMAFNALIHKHRPDLIDFDKLKKSNAHHNLQNAFNLAEQHLGLTSLLDPEDISVDHPDEKSVITYVVTFYHYFSKMKALKVEGKRIGKVLDNAIETEKMVEKYESLASDLLEWIEQTIIILNNRKFANSLVGVQQQLQAFNTYRTVEKPPKFTEKGNLEVLLFTIQSKMRANNQKVYMPREGKLISDINKAWERLEKAEHERELALRTELIRQEKLEQLARRFDRKAAMRETWLSENQRLVSQDNFGFDLQAVEAATKKHEAIETDITAYEERVQAVVSVARELEVEHYHDIKRITARKDNVIRLWEYLLELLKARRLRLEMNLGLQRVFQEMLYIMDWMDEMKMMLLSQDYGKHLLGVEDLLQKHALVEADIAIQADRVKAVSTNATKFSVNDDGYKPCDPQVIQDRVSHLEFCYQELTQLAAERRARLEESRRLWKFFWEMAEEEGWIREKEQILSSVEHGKDLTGALRLLSQQRALEDEMSGRAGHLKHTIAEGQEMVQADHFAATKIQERIDDLQAQWAALEQLAAVRKKRLEEALALHQFQADADDVDAWTLDALRIVSSGETGHDEFSTQALVRKHKDAAAEVASYRPVIDSLHEQAALLPKEDAESEEVRGRLVGIEERYKEVSELTKLRKQVLQDALALYKMFSEANACEVWIDEKEQWLNSMEIPEKLEDLEVIQHRFESLEPEMNNQASRVAVVNQIARQLMHNGHPSEKDIKSQQDKLNNRWSQFRDLVDLKKDSLNSALGVQNYHLDCNETKSWIKEKTKVIESTQELGNDLTGVMALQRKLTGMERDLAAIEDKLGDLRGEAQRLAEEHPDQAKAITGRLAEITAVWEEMKNTLKNREESLGEARKLQQFLRELDDFQSWLSRTQTAIASEDMPNTLAEAEKLMAQHENIKNEVQNYEEDYQKMRDMGEMVTQGQTDAQYMFLRQRLQALDTGWNELHKMWENRQNLLSQSHAYQLFLRDTKQAEAFLNNQEYVLAHTEMPTTLEGAEAAIKKQEDFMTTMDANEDKINGVVEAGRRLASDGNINAERIQERVASIDDRHKKNREAAVELLMRLKDNRDLQKFLQDCQELSLWINEKMLTAQDMTYDEARNLHSKWLKHQAFMAELQSNKEWLDKIQKDGMLLVSEKPETEAVVKEKLSSLHAMWEELESTTQTKAQCLFDANKSELFTQSCADLDKWMGGMEGQIQSDDYGKDLTSVNILLKKQQMLEKQVEVRQREVVELQSQVKALGQEVKDTDEVDGRRQLVETKFQQLLDPLRRRRDFLVESREVHQFNRDVEDEILWVQERNAVATSTDHGHNLQTVQLLIKKNQTLQKEIQGHQPRIDDILERSQSLLKDDSSNADVIRQRLADLRELWRQLMEEAERRHGRLEEAHKAQQYYFDAAEAEAWMSEQELYMMSEEKAKDELSAVTMQKKHQIVEQAVEDYAESVHQLSKTSRGLVADGHPESERISMRQSQVDKLYAGLKDLSEERRGKLDERLRLFQLNREVDDLEQWIAEREVVAGSHELGQDYEHVTMLQERFREFARDTGNIGQERVDAVNRLADELINAGHGDAATVAEWKDGLNEAWADLLELIDTRTQILAASFELHKFYHDAKEILGRIMDKQKKLPEEVGRDQNTVETLQRMHTTFEHDIQALGTQVRQLQDDAVRLQSAYAGDKADDIQRRESDVLEAWRSLLEACDGRRVRLLDTGDKFRFFSMVRDLMLWMDDVIRLIEAQENPRYAESASVCPTPTCDLIEADKRSCVSVFRDVSSVELLMNNHQGIKAEIDARNDSFTACIELGKSLLARKHYASEEIKEKLLQLTDKRKEMIDKWEDRWEWLRLILEVHQFSRDAGVAEAWLLGQEPYLSSREMGQSVDEVEKLIKRHEAFEKSAATWEERFSALERLTTLELLEVRRQQEEEERMRRPPSPEPVVFQEEEDQQQQSGVITQNGLPSDQDSPRDGVDGGDLVNGVAERSSKEPSPGASPTSGRKSKTSQSSTLPSKNQDSPSSQLEGLLHRKHEWEAPSKKASNRSWHNVYCVINNQEVGFYKDSKAAAQGVPYHSEVPVSLKDATCDVASDYKKKKHVFKLRVTDGNEFLFQAKDEEEMSTWIQAILNAGADRSDMQGSHPGTPASGRAQTLPAAVTLTTESSPGKREKDKEKDKEKRFSLFSKKKQ; translated from the exons ATGATGACGACGGTGGCCGCCGATTTCGACCAcaatgagctgcagcagcagtacaGCAGCACCAACAATGACACGGTCAACAACCGCTGGGACGAGGACTGGGACAACGAGAACAGCTCGGCCCGCCTCTTCGAACGCTCGCGCATCAAGGCGCTCGCAG atgagCGGGAGGCGGTGCAGAAGAAGACCTTCACTAAGTGGGTGAACTCTCACCTGTCCAGAGTCTCCTGCAGGATCACAGACCTGTACGTGGACCTGAGGGACGGACGCATGCTCATCAAGCTGCTGGAGGTCCTGTCTGGAGAGAGACTG cctaAGCCCACTAAAGGTCGGATGCGTATTCACTGTCTGGAGAACGTTGATAAAGCTCTCCAGTTCTTGAAGGAGCAGCGGGTTCACCTGGAGAACATGGGTTGTCACGACATCGTGGACGGGAACCACCGTCTGACGCTGGGCCTCATCTGGACCATCATCCTCCGCTTCACG ATCCAGGACATCAGCGTGGAGACTGAAGACAACAAAGAGAAGAGATCAGCTAAAGACGCTCTGCTGCTCTGGTGTCAGATGAAGACGGCAGG GTATTCCAACGTGAACATCCACAACTTCAGCACCAGCTGGAGAGACGGCATGGCCTTCAACGCTCTCATCCACAAACACAG GCCCGATCTGATCGACTTTGACAAACTGAAGAAGTCCAACGCTCATCACAACCTGCAGAATGCTTTTAACCTGGCGGAGCAACACCTGGGCCTCACCAGTCTGCTGGATCCAGAGG ATATCAGCGTGGACCATCCTGATGAGAAGTCAGTCATCACCTACGTGGTGACGTTCTACCACTACTTCTCTAAGATGAAAGCTCTGAAGGTGGAGGGCAAACGCATCGGGAAG gtgttGGATAACGCCATCGAGACGGAGAAGATGGTCGAGAAGTACGAGTCTCTGGCCTCAGACCTGCTGGAATGGATCGAACagaccatcatcatcctcaacAACAGGAAGTTCGCCAACTCTCTGGTCGGagtccagcagcagcttcaggcCTTCAACACCTACCGGACCGTGGAGAAACCTCCAAA GTTCACAGAGAAGGGAAACCTGGAGGTTCTTCTGTTCACCATCCAGAGTAAGATGAGAGCCAACAACCAGAAGGTCTACATGCCCCGAGAGGGAAAACTCATCTCAGATATCAACAAG GCCTGGGAGCGACTGGAGAAGGCGGAGCATGAGAGGGAGCTGGCTCTGAGGACCGAGCTGATTCGTCAGGAGAAACTGGAACAACTTGCCAGACGCTTCGACCGCAAGGCGGCCATGAGAGAGACCTGGCTCAGTGAAAACCAGAGACTGGTGTCACAG GACAACTTTGGTTTCGACCTTCAGGCCGTCGAGGCGGCCACCAAGAAGCACGAGGCGATCGAGACGGACATCACGGCGTACGAGGAGCGTGTCCAGGCCGTGGTTTCTGTGGCGAGGGAGCTGGAGGTGGAGCACTACCACGACATCAAACGCATCACGGCGAGGAAGGACAACGTGATCCGTCTGTGGGAGtacctgctggagctgctgaagGCCCGCAGGCTGAGACTGGAGATGAACCTGGGCCTGCAGAGAGTCTTCCAGGAGATGCTCTACATCATGGACTGGATGGACGAGATGAAG ATGATGCTGCTGTCTCAGGATTATGGGAAGCATCTATTAGGGGTGGAGGACCTGCTGCAGAAACACGCCCTGGTGGAGGCAGACATCGCCATCCAGGCTGACCGAGTGAAGGCAGTCAGCACCAACGCCACCAAATTCTCCGTCAACGACGACG GCTACAAGCCCTGCGACCCTCAGGTCATCCAGGACCGGGTCTCTCACCTGGAGTTCTGCTACCAGGAGCTGACCCAGCTGGCCGCTGAGCGCCGCGCCCGCTTGGAGGAGTCCCGCCGTCTCTGGAAGTTCTTCTGGGAGATGGCCGAGGAGGAGGGCTGGATCCGTGAGAAGGAGCAGATCCTGTCGTCTGTCGAGCACGGCAAGGACCTCACGGGGGCGCTACGCCTCCTCAGCCAGCAACGCGCTCTGGAGGATGAGATGAGCGGCCGCGCCGGCCACCTCAAGCACACCATCGCAGAGGGTCAGGAAATGGTCCAGGCCGACCACTTTGCCGCCACCAAGATCCAGGAGCGCATCGATGACCTGCAGGCTCAGTGGGCGGCGCTGGAGCAGCTGGCGgcggtgaggaagaagaggctGGAAGAGGCTCTGGCGCTGCACCAGTTCCAGGCTGATGCAGATGATGTTGACGCCTGGACGCTGGACGCCCTGCGCATCGTCTCCAGTGGAGAGACTGGCCATGACGAATTCTCCACACAGGCTCTCGTCAGGAAGCACAAGGACGCGGCGGCAGAAGTGGCCAGCTACCGCCCGGTCATCGACTCGCTCCACGAGCAGGCCGCCTTACTGCCTAAAGAGGATGCGGAGTCAGAGGAGGTGCGTGGACGTCTGGTTGGCATCGAGGAACGCTACAAGGAGGTGTCAGAACTGACGAAGCTGAGGAAGCAGGTGCTGCAGGACGCTCTGGCGCTCTACAAGATGTTCAGCGAGGCAAACGCCTGTGAGGTTTGGATCGACGAGAAGGAGCAGTGGCTGAACAGCATGGAGATCCCCGAAAAACTGGAGGACCTGGAGGTCATACAGCACAG GTTTGAGAGTCTGGAGCCGGAGATGAACAACCAGGCGTCTCGTGTCGCTGTGGTGAACCAGATTGCCCGGCAGCTGATGCACAATGGTCACCCGAGCGAAAAGGACATCAAGAGCCAGCAGGACAAACTCAACAACAG GTGGAGCCAGTTCCGCGACCTGGTGGACCTGAAGAAGGATTCCCTGAACTCGGCTCTGGGTGTGCAGAACTACCACCTCGACTGCAACGAGACCAAGTCCTGGATCAAAGAGAAGACTAAAGTCATCGAGTCCACCCAGGAGCTGGGCAACGACCTCACTGGGGTCATGGCCCTGCAGCGCAAACTGACCGGAATGGAGCGCGACCTGGCCGCCATCGAGGACAAACTGGGCGATCTGCGAGGCGAGGCCCAGCGGCTGGCAGAGGAGCACCCGGACCAGGCGAAGGCCATCACGGGCCGCCTGGCTGAGATCACCGCCGTCTGGGAGGAAATGAAGAACACTCTGAAGAACCGCGAGGAGTCACTGGGCGAGGCCAGGAAGCTACAGCAGTTCCTGCGCGAGCTGGACGACTTCCAGTCCTGGCTGTCTCGCACTCAGACGGCCATCGCCTCCGAGGACATGCCCAACACGCTGGCCGAGGCCGAGAAGCTCATGGCCCAGCACGAAAACATCAAGAACGAGGTCCAGAACTACGAGGAGGACTACCAGAAGATGCGTGACATGGGGGAGATGGTGACGCAGGGCCAGACGGACGCGCAGTACATGTTCCTTCGACAGAGGCTGCAGGCGCTCGACACCGGCTGGAACGAACTGCACAAGATGTGGGAGAACCGACAGAACCTGCTGTCCCAGTCTCACGCCTATCAGCTCTTCCTTAGAGACACCAAGCAGGCCGAGGCCTTCCTCAACAACCAG GAGTACGTCCTGGCTCACACCGAGATGCCCACCACACTGGAGGGCGCCGAGGCCGCCATCAAGAAGCAGGAGGACTTCATGACCACCATGGACGCCAACGAAGACAAGATCAACGGCGTGGTGGAGGCCGGCAGGCGGCTGGCCAGCGACGGAAACATCAACGCCGAACGTATCCAGGAGAGAGTCGCCTCCATCGACGACAG GCATAAGAAGAACAGGGAGGCTGCAGTGGAGCTGCTGATGAGGCTGAAGGACAACAGAGACCTGCAGAAGTTCCTGCAGGACTGCCAGGAG ctGTCGCTGTGGATCAATGAGAAGATGCTCACGGCTCAGGACATGACCTACGACGAGGCCAGGAACCTGCACAGCAAGTGGCTGAAGCACCAGGCCTTCATGGCCGAACTGCAGTCCAACAAAGAGTGGCTGGACAAGATCCAGAAG GACGGCATGCTGCTGGTGTCAGAGAAGCCGGAGACGGAGGCGGTGGTGAAGGAGAAGCTGTCTTCGCTCCACGCCATGTGGGAGGAGCTGGAGTCCACCACGCAGACCAAAGCTCAGTGTCTGTTCGACGCCAACAAGTCGGAGCTGTTCACTCAGAGCTGCGCCGACCTGGACAAATGGATGGGAGGCATGGAGGGTCAGATCCAGTCCGACGACTACGGCAAAGACCTGACCTCCGTCAACATCCTGctcaaaaaacaacag ATGCTGGAGAAGCAGGTGGAGGTGCGCCAGCGGGAGGTGGTGGAGCTGCAGAGCCAGGTGAAGGCTCTGGGTCAGGAGGTGAAGGACACCGACGAGGTGGACGGGCGGCGGCAGCTGGTGGAGACGAAGTTCCAGCAGCTGTTGGACCCGCTGAGACGCCGCAGAGACTTCCTGGTCGAGTCCAGAGAAGTTCACCAGTTCAACCGAGACGTGGAGGACGAGATA CTGTGGGTTCAGGAGAGGAATGCCGTGGCCACGTCCACCGACCACGGACACAACCTGCAGACCGTCCAGCTGCTCATCAAGAAGAACCAG acTCTCCAGAAGGAGATCCAGGGTCATCAGCCTCGTATCGACGACATCCTGGAGCGCAGTCAGAGCCTCCTGAAGGACGACTCCTCCAACGCAGACGTGATCCGCCAGCGTCTCGCCGACCTGCGGGAGCTGTGGAGGCAGCTGATGGAGGAGGCGGAGCGCCGCCACGGCCGCCTGGAGGAGGCGCACAAGGCCCAGCAGTACTACTTTGATGCGGCCGAGGCCGAGGCCTGGATGAGCGAGCAGGAGCTGTACATGATGTCAGAGGAGAAGGCCAAG GACGAGCTGAGCGCCGTCACCATGCAGAAGAAGCACCAGATCGTGGAGCAGGCGGTGGAGGACTACGCCGAGAGCGTCCACCAGTTGTCCAAAACCAGCAGAGGACTGGTGGCTGACGGACACCCCGAGAG tgagcgGATCAGCATGCGCCAGTCTCAGGTGGATAAGCTGTACGCCGGCCTGAAGGACCTATCAGAAGAGAGGCGGGGCAAACTGGACGAGAGGCTCCGCCTCTTCCAGCTGAACCGGGAGGTGGACGACCTCGAGCAGTGGATCGCTGAGCGGGAGGTGGTGGCCGGGTCGCACGAGCTGGGACAGGACTACGAACACGTGACT ATGTTGCAGGAGCGTTTCCGTGAGTTCGCTCGGGACACCGGGAACATCGGTCAGGAGCGCGTGGACGCCGTCAATCGTCTGGCGGACGAGCTGATCAACGCCGGTCACGGCGACGCGGCAACTGTGGCGGAGTGGAAGGACGGGCTGAACGAGGCCTGGGCCGACCTGCTGGAGCTCATCGACACCAGGACGCAGATCCTCGCCGCCTCCTTCGAGCTCCATAAGTTCTACCACGACGCCAAGGAGATCCTGGGACGCATCATGGACAAACAGAAGAAGCTGCCGGAGGAGGTCGGCCGTGATCAGAACACCGTGGAGACGCTGCAGAGGATGCACACCACCTTCGAACACGACATCCAGGCCTTGGGAACACAG GTGAGGCAGCTGCAGGATGACGCGGTGCGCCTCCAGTCGGCGTATGCCGGAGATAAAGCCGACGACATCCAGCGGCGGGAGAGCGACGTGCTGGAGGCCTGGAGGAGTCTGCTGGAGGCCTGCGACGGACGCAGGGTCCGCCTCCTCGACACTGGGGACAAGTTCAGGTTCTTCAGCATGGTCCGAGACCTGATGTTGTGGATGGACGACGTGATCCGACTCATCGAGGCCCAGGAGAACCCCAGGTACGCAGAGTCGGCTTCGGTTTGCCCAACACCAACATGTGATCTGATAGAAGCTGATAAACgaagctgtgtttctgtgttcagAGACGTGTCGTCAGTGGAGCTGCTGATGAACAACCATCAGGGCATCAAGGCGGAGATCGACGCCCGAAACGACAGCTTCACGGCCTGCATCGAGCTGGGGAAGTCCCTGCTCGCCAGAAAACACTACGCTTCAGAGGAG ATTAAAgagaagctgctgcagctgaCGGACAAGAGGAAAGAGATGATTGACAAGTGGGAGGACCGATGGGAGTGGCTACGACTCA TCCTGGAGGTGCACCAGTTCTCGCGGGACGCCGGCGTGGCCGAGGCCTGGCTGCTGGGTCAGGAGCCCTACCTGTCCAGCAGGGAGATGGGTCAGAGCGTAGACGAGGTGGAGAAGCTCATCAAACGCCACGAGGCCTTCGAGAAGTCCGCCGCCACCTGGGAGGAACGCTTCTCTGCTCTGGAGAGGCTGACCacg ctggagctgctggaggtgaggaggcagcaggaggaagaggagaggatgaggaggccTCCGTCTCCAGAGCCGGTGGTgtttcaggaggaggaggatcagcagcagcagag TGGAGTTATCACTCAGAACGGACTCCCGTCAGACCAGGACTCTCCTCGG GATGGCGTGGACGGTGGAGATCTGGTGAACGGCGTCGCCGAGCGGAGCTCCAAGGAGCCGAGCCCCGGCGCCTCGCCGACCTCCGGCAGGAAGAGTAAAACCAGCCAGTCGTCCACGCTGCCCTCCAAGAACCAGGACTCGCCCTCCTCGCAGCTGGAGGGACTCCTGCACCGCAAACACGAGTGGGAGGCGCCCAGCAAGAAGGCCTCCAACAG GTCGTGGCACAACGTGTACTGTGTCATCAACAACCAGGAGGTGGGTTTCTATAAAGACAGCAAGGCGGCGGCTCAGGGAGTCCCGTACCACAGCGAGGTTCCCGTCAGCCTGAAGGACGCCACGTGTGACGTGGCGTCAGactacaagaagaagaaacacgtCTTCAAACTGCG aGTCACTGATGGAAACGAGTTTCTGTTTCAAGCCAAAGACGAA GAGGAGATGAGCACCTGGATCCAGGCCATCCTGAACGCCGGCGCCGACCGCTCCGACATGCAGGGCAGCCACCCCGGCACTCCGGCGTCTGGCCGCGCTCAGACGCTGCCGGCCGCCGTCACGCTCACCACCGAGTCGAGTCCCGGCAAGAGAGAGAAGGACAAAGAGAAGGACAAAGAGAAACGCTTCAGTCTGTTCAGCAAGAAGAAACAGTAG